CAGCAACCATCCTCAGCAATGAGCCAATATCCTGCTCGTACTCAAGTAGGTCCTGACCAGGGGGGTCACTGCCTGCGTCTTGGGGGTCCTGCTTGCATTTCGGGGGCTCCCCTATTCCATGCACTGCCAAGCAGTCCTGGAGACAGAAAGCAAAGAGTTAACACTGTCTATACACTCAATTCTGCCTTTTCCCATGCCTACACTGTACTAGTTGTACCACGCTTGGGTGTGCTTGAAgatgcattcactgtgctgtaatacAATTTGGTATGCTTCTACCTCAGCGTAACAAATGCTGGACCTGCTGTTCATGTGGGTTTGGGACTGTTTTGGGAAGTCTCTCTTGTGTGAAGGGAGGGGGCACTCTGTGTTTCCTGAAACACGAGTGTTTTGGAAAGAGGAAAAAGGAGGAAACAGGAAAACTTCCTGTTGAGACAACAATGACTGCAACTTTACAGGGTGGAtcagagagacagagcgagagagagagagagagagagagaaaactgaTCCTGAAACCGCatttaaactactgtacagtactgaataaCTGCAGTGTTACGATTATGAATTGTACACCCAAAAGCATTTACCCAAGTCTTAACCATTTAAGGCACAAGGGACATGTGCATCCCACAAATAAAACTGATGCTAGCTTTCTTATtgttgcaatgaggtgcacgaaacagggtttcaaatttactgacaggttggatcatccaaatgatcagtttccttctcgTGATATGCAAGTTGCTCTCAAATGTGAAGGGGTGAAAAAGGGactcctgtttgttttgttttttaaagtagacAATTCCGTGATAAAGGATCAACGCTTACGGATCCTTGAAATGCATTGCTCAGTAATTTGGCTGCAGTTCTGTAAAATCAACAGGTGCTTTTCCCCTTTCCAAAAAGTAAGAGTAATTTAAAACAACGGCTAAAATATCTGGCCCAGCTTGAAGGGTTCCCCTAGCTTGTGGCCTCTCACTTACCTCACCCGAGGCAGCCTCCAGATCACCTGCGTCTGCAGAGTCCATGGGGGGACACTGGATGGCAGACTCCCAGAGCTTGTTCCAGTAGTCTCTCTGCGTGCTCTAGGAATTCTACTCCAGTAGCGTCTAGGCTCTGCCCCAGAGCTGGTGGGAGTCCAGTGAAGGTTCAGTTGAGAAGCTGCAGTGTACCTTGCATGGCTCTGGGATAAATAATTCcaagctgtgtgctgtgtgtcatCAGTCCTCCCTCCACCCCGCCCTCACAACAGAGGGCTTCCTGTCCGATACTGAGCTAGCtgaccacaccccccccccctcctcctttcCTACGACCAACACAAACACATAGACACATGCATACATGTACCCAGGacctgctgcacacacacactctctgtctgtgtctctctccaaGTTCATTCAGTTTATCAACAGAATATTAGATTTACTGTTAAAAATTATATAACACAGAGCATAGTTGCATAACAGCCAGCACATTACCTAGCTGTTGATGCTTACCAGCAAATCAGTTTTTGTAACATGATGTTATAGCCAGTCTCTCTCCGTGCCCCCTTCCACCCGTCCCTCTTCTCTCGCAGTTGGCTTTTTCCACTGTGATATGCCTCCCACAATGGGAAGCATTCATAACAGAACAGTATTTCATACCAGAATACAACCAAttataaaaagatttcaataTTATACACACTTAAGTTTAAAGAACATTCTAGAACGAAAAACCTGGGGTTAATTGATTCTGAAACTGATCTGCGTTTCAACTTTTACATTTGCAACAACAACTCAGCGACAGTTAgagaactacaattcccagaatcCCCCACAAGCTTCCTGTTGGTGTTTTTCCGGTAAAGAAGATGGCCGCCTACATGGAATagtaatatttcacttttttctgGACAAGTTTCTGCATTTCCCAGGTGTTCTTGTTGGCATATTAAAACCGTGAGTGAATTTGTGCTAGTTTAATATTCTGGAATAGCCCACGTTTGACGGGTGAGAGGGCCTGAGCCCTGTTCAGAATTGGTCAAACTTGTGTGTGTACGTATAGTGCGCAGGGCTGAGGGAGCGATGCTGAAACCGAAGCACGGTAATAGCACAGCTTCACTATAGCTACTTGTATTCATGATTAAGGAACTAATAAAGCGACAGcagttactgtacatatgtatTGTACTTCGTTGTCCAGATGTACGGCTGAGTTAATGCTGTATCCCCGCTGTCTAGTACAGTACAGGTGCGTGTTNNNNNNNNNNNNNNNNNNNNNNNNNNNNNNNNNNNNNNNNNNNNNNNNNNNNNNNNNNNNNNNNNNNNNNNNNNNNNNNNNNNNNNNNNNNNNNNNNNNNNNNNNNNNNNNNNNNNNNNNNNNNNNNNNNNNNNNNNNNNNNNNNNNNNNNNNNNNNNNNNNNNNNNNNNNNNNNNNNNNNNNNNNNNNNNNNNNNNNNNNNNNNNNNNNNNNNNNNNNNNNNNNNNNNNNNNNNNNNNNNNNNNNNNNNNNNNNNNNNNNNNNNNNNNNNNNNNNNNNNNNNNNNNNNNNNNNNNNNNNNNNNNNNNNNNNNNNNNNNNNNNNNNNNNNNNNNNNNNNNNNNNNNNNNNNNNNNNNNNNNNNNNNNNNNNNNNNNNNNNNNNNNNNNNNNNNNNNNNNNNNNNNNNNNNNNNNNNNNNNNNNNNNNNNNNNNNNNNNNNNNNNNNNNNNNNNNNNNNNNNNNNNNNNNNNNNNNNNNNNNNNNNNNNNNNNNNNNNNNNGAAAATTCTCCATTAAGTTTGGTAAATTCTACATGTTGCAGTATCTCTGTGCAGTGCCAGGACCCGTCTTGCAATAGCAAGGAGAGGCTgtgctttgtgtgttttggtgtTATCCTTCCTCTGCACTTGGTATCCTCTCTGGTTTAAGATCTTTGTCTTTCAGAACCGGAGGCCGTCTGTCTATCTCCCCACGCGGGAGTACCCGTCTGAACAGAGTGAGTGCTTCTCCTGGGTTAGGGACCCTTGTCATCTTTTAATATCTTAAACACCCCTGTCATCTTTTAATATCTTAAACAgcctacacacacaaacacacacacacacacagctccaccTCTGTGTAGGGCTGCTGCTCTCTCCTCCCTCATCATGCATTGCACTGCTTCTGCTTGGCTGTTCATGATTGCAGTTTCTGGCACAAGACTGCTTTCAACTCTCGCGTTCTAACACTGTTTACTACAggattactctctctctctctctctctctctctcgctctctctctcgctctctctaccTCTACTGTCTACACCTGTCCCTCCCAAACTTTGTTGAAGTAGacttttggcaaaaaaaaaacaatttcaaatacttttttgttttccagtcaTAGTCACTGAGAAGACAAACATCCTCCTGCGCTATCTCCATCAACAGTGGGACAAAAAGGTAGGAATTGTCCACTGTCAGGGCCCAGCATGCAGGTGATCAACAGGCCTGTATTATGCATGAATAGGCAGTTATCAAATGGAGCTGAAGTTTGCCATAATGGAATAGTTGATTAGTACTTGATATAAGTGAACCTGATGAACGAAATGGGATTGAAATGAAAACTGCAGTGCAGTGCCCTTCGTGTCGCATTGCTCCTCACAAATGCTGTTCATATTTGCATGGTAGCAGTGACTGTTTCCGCTGATGCCAGCGAGTTCAAATGAACTTGGAATCTCTTGGTTGAGTTTGGGATCAGTAATTGATTTGGTTACTGTGTCCGTTTTTCCAACAGAACGCCGCAAAAAAGCGAGAGCAGGAACAAGAGCAGGGAGAGAGCCCGGCGCCACCGAGGAAAATCGCCCGGACagacagccaggacatgaacgaGGACAGTTAGACAGCACGTCCGCAGTGCGCCGGACAGACACGCAGACAAACAGAATGTCGGATAGAGAGCCAGGACTTGGGCAAAGCCACctagaaatagttttttttttttactctttgcAAACGCTTCCCCTTGTCTCGGTTCTTTTTCCACAGCACTGCTCAGCCTTGGACAGAAGGGGGCACCACAAGCCCTTTCTGCTGGGACTCTTACTGGGTTTGATTTGAAGTGGTCTGACTGGAAGAGGATTGTTGGGAacactgttttttgggggttttttgagCAGCAGCAGTGCCCAGGCTATGTTTAAGCTGATCAGCAAACAaagacatttgtattttttttttttaattgggctGTTATTTGTTATTATGAGTTTGCTAACCTGTAAGTGTtggatttaaatgtttatttttaaactatggcAGGCCAACTGCCTGTAAGTTGCGTCTAAGTTCTGGTTTTAGACCCGGATTTCATTCCTGAATGTGGAAGGAGCACTGAGCCAGGATCGGGATGTATTTCCACTGGCTATAGGCTCCTGCAACACGTAGTACTGAAATTCCACCTCCAGTCTCTGGGATTGACCGTTTTCAGTTTTAAAGATCTCCCAGCCCGTATTAAGCCCAATGCCCACCTGTAAGTCTGGCTGCCAGCTTTCTGAAGGAAGCACAAGAATAAAGACCAGCTTTGATGCTGTTTCATGTCCAgattgtgggtgttttttttttttttttttttaagaaatatataaaatgttgagATTTTAAGATGCAAATCTAGTACTAGAGAGAATCCTTCAGTTATCTTGCAAGTAAGTGAGTTTTGTGTGTCAAGCAGTATTTTTCAGTGGCTAATCTTGTATGTGCATATTACAAACAGTCAAACATCGGAAATGGGACTTGCCAAGTGCTCTGATAGCTTCAGTTGTCCTCCATTCCTTGAGACGCTCGCAAATCTTAGATTCATTTGTGCCTCCAGTTTTTTACTGAGCTAAAAATGTGTTCATGTGAATTTCAAAGCTTGGTAACATTTTGTTGAGTAAAATCTCTTAATAAAgctctcaaattaaaaaaaaaaattataatttgttcACATTCAtcacccataactataaaacattcaGTGGCGTTGTTTGTAGCAACACTAAAAGCGTTTTGACTaacaagtctttctcagtgtcttcagtgtggcACATTTTTAACTGAGCAAAACAAAAACCGAATAAAATAATAACCTTCGAGAAAGTTTAGTCAGCTAGTCCCCCCACTCGCCCCCCTTGCAAAACCTGAACTCCCCTTAAACAGTATGGTTTGTGTTGTGGTTGCTAAtgtcatgtgtgtgtgcatacaaATAAATACGTGGTTTTCTCATTGGGTGAGTTTGCAGGGTTCAAATAGCTGTCTGGTGTTCTTAAACAATTGATCTGAACTGCACTGTGTAGCTTCTGTGCTTGCTGATAGAGACTAGTGCAACTCGGGTCTTGTTTACATGTACAGTGTCTTTAGAGTCTATTTTCCGTACATGTCTGCTGCCAGATGATCCTTCCGAGGAAATAAATATATCACAGAAAATCCTGGTAAAAagaagatgtgtgtgtgttttttttttgttgttgttttttttcatttagtgctGTTTGTGCCCGGAGTGTAACAAGGGGATCCTGACCATAGGAAGGAACTGGAGAAAACAGCAAACTTTTACAGCAGTTTCTCAGACCTGAGTGAAGCTACTTCCACAGGGGCTGTCGATTTGACTAACATAAAAAAACCTGCtaaacaaagaaatataaaacatttctagTGCCCCCTAGTTCATTAttgtatacctttttttaaacaaaggaaatcTGGTAGATTTATTATGATTATGCATTTCCATGTACCTCTGCACACCAAgtgcaacaaacacaaaacaacctgTTCTAGTTactaatacatttcaaaaacacattaacagaaATCCTCAGTCCGTCTACTTTTAAAAGAGTTTGTGATCGAGTGTTTAAAGTTCTCGATTTGCACTCTTGCGCTACTTAAATAACGGAGTCCCGAGACAAAGGGCAATCAGGGGGCTTTGTTACGAGCCGATAGATGATTGCGGCATTGTCCTTAGCGTTGATGAGGGGCAAAGCTTCAAAAAAGGGATAGCTGGCAACTGTTTGCATTGGGGAAGGCAGGCAAGATCTGGAGTGAGGACAAACCCTGTGTTATCTCCATTCCCTTCTCTAAAGACCATCGATCGCCTGCTGGTCCTCATGTTGGCTACCACTTTGTAAATATCGTGGAGTATTGAGAGATGTGTGGGTCTGATGCTACTctagttgttattttgttttgttgttttagtttttttttctttttattgtactgaTCTGGACAAAACATGacatgcaaaaatgttttttattgtaatattgcTTCCCCctagtcatacacacacacacacacacacacacacatatatatgtgtgtgtgtgtgtgtgtgtttgatccAGGGTTGAATAAAAACACCatcatttcatttgtattgttttatttttgtttgcagatcttacaaaaatatgacaaaataaattaaaagaaataaataatccttttttttatccCCCTTAAAAGAGCCCCGTAAAATTGTCTTTGTACATTAGTTACTTGGAAGAGCACACAACGTATTTCATGAAGACCTCAAACAGAAAGGTAAATCTCCCAGTGTGCAGGCACTAGTCTTTCACCTGTGACCACCCCTACACCTCCCCATCCCTCTTTCATTACAGACAGCACATGCCCTTCAATCCACATGCCTGCGATCTCGCAgccttttaatgtttaaaaaaaggcatgtgATTCACAAATAAACCAACCAATCAGTCACCTTGACTACTGTCAAAGAATCCAAGGGTGTTCTGGAACAATTTCACAAATGCGGCACTGGATTTCTCATTCAGAAAAACAGACTTTCAATAACCCATCAGTTAAAAGTGTTACCCTTTATCTCAACCCCCAGTACTGATTCCCTCTATCAGACTCATTCCACCAGCAGTCATCAAACATACTTTGCCAGCCTACAAATTCAAAGTCTTTCCCTGATTCCGCTCCATTTGGGCAGTGCAGTGATGCTGCCAGATTACAATACTGCTGCTTAAGATACAAATTCACCCCCTGATGGCTAATTCCATCTGTACTGTTTTCTTAAGCCTTcaaagcacaaaaaaagtctaGGGGTTCCATAACTGATTAAAATCCATTTACTTTAACTTATATCAGCTTCTGTACCATTCCACTGCCGCACTTATACCTGCGGACCAACATGGAGGTGAGGGCTgatctatgcttttttttttatcatcaaatAAAGTTCGGGCGTTTGCAATAGCAACGACAAGGGAGTCAATATAACGGTTAAAGAACCCTTTCTTGGTTTTAACGCTTACTCGCTGCGCCTTTATTATTACTGAACTGGGAGTGCTTCAGTCTCAGTTGCTCGATGTGAAACAGACACTCGGGGTGTTTCTCCAGTAACAGCAGAACCTTCTCTTTGGATTATCGAGATATGTAAACTTGCCAGTACAACCCAGAGAAACGTACAGTCCCgcagaaaaaattaaaatcatcACATTGTAACTATAGATTTTTCTCCTAACCAGGCATGAGGAAATATGTGCAGTCCTCAGCTTTTGTGAATGGAGGATTTTATACAGGAATATTGCTTGGGAGGTAGAATCCAATTCACGGAATTCCTTTCCCAGAATTCCATTCGCTTGACATTTGCagccatgtttttgttgttgttgctgtggtccGTGGTTGAACCGTCTGTGTTGCATGAGTGTGTTCAAACTGACAAGAAGTGAGTCTGCATTAATGTCAGACTGATAAGATGATGGGTTGGTTATATGTGAGGATTTTTAATTTAGTTGATTTCttgtatctatatattttttttctgccacgcaTTTAgtattgttttcataaaaaaaaatttaaaaatagcataCATCATGATGTTTTTAATACCATAAGCCTCAACAGTTTTAGACCCAAATTCCACAGATTATGTGCACAATTTTCTCTCCTAAGggatgtgggggaaaaaaaacccgaCTGGTACCATGGCGAGCATCTCCTATCTGAATCATTTTGTAACTTTTCTAAGTTGGGTAAGGGCACCACCTGCTGCCCAAAAGTGGAACTGCTCTAGATACCGGTTCCCTATCTGTTTTACAGACATGGCTCTGTGTAGTCTGAACCCTACCAGATTCCAGGTGTCAGTGTTGCTTTGGCAAATCATTTATCTAAAGAACATGCACACAATAACAACAGAAAGAAaagtaacataataaaaaaatcaaatgtgcatatctatcaatcaatcagtcaatcaatcaatcaataagaCCAGCACCAAGATGTACAAACAGAGAGACTCTAACGACAGTCATTTCTAAAATCCCATACAGTAATTAATGCAATCCTGCTGTTGTGTGGGTACGAGGCGGGCTGGCGTCTCCCTTCCCTTTGCCTGCACAGTCTCTGCCTCGGGATCCTCTCACCCAGCAAGGAACAGGGAGGTGCAGACGTTTCGAGCCATGCATGGTAATGCAACCCTAGCCTTTgcacaccaaataaaaaaatcacaccaCCTCCTTCCTCACACAGGTTACAGGTTTGACAGGGTGCTCGGTAACTGGTACTGATTCACACTGGAATGGCCAGTAAGCCCAGTTTACCTACATGTATTAACAGAACTCGGGTGACGCCAAGTAAAAGCAGCCTGAATGAAAAACAAGACGCACAAAGCCACAGGACTGTCTGCGACAGAGCCAGTGTAAACCGGGACTGCTCCCAACATGCTCTGCCCGATTCCAGACCCCGTCATTACAAACCCGTCAATTCCATTGAAAACGCTGCCATCTTGTGTTCTGATTCGGAAATGTTATAAATATACACAGTCAAACTGCTGGAAGGGCCATTGTagcaatatatacatatgtatttatattacagtCTTTGCTCAAAAGCGTCAACTTTTGTCacgggaaagtgtgtttgaaaacaaacggGAGCTACTCTTCCTTTCCATTGAACCCTTGAGGCATCCTGGTATTGAGTCTATCCTACTGCATGCATTtccctttattcttctgtatagtacatgatctcatttgatataatgttgtatttaaagatGCTTAGATGCACAGGTGTCTTTATCAGCACTTCTCGGACTAGCACTGTGCTGGCAGTGGCTTGTTATTTGTTCAGGCACTTGCCTTTtcgaaacaatgttttttttctcaagcACCTTTCAGACACATTGAGCAGACCATCTTTGGAGATTTGAACAGCAATTtgaaattggatttaaaaaaaaaactgctacctTTAGTTTTAACACCTGTAAAAGTGGTTAATAAAATCAGAAATGGGAAcgtatttttataaaatgcatcatTTTCTAGTAACAAATGACCTATTGGAGACAGTCTTTGGTTTGACGTCAACGCTTTCAAACCTGATCTGTAGCACCTTTGCGGCActatggaataataataattaaataaaaaaacaacacacttctcttttcttttaaaaaggcttGGAAACCATCTGAGAATCACAGCTTCCGCATTCCCACGAGTATTGCAATAagaaggggggaaggggggggagaGGAGGTGGGATTCATCATCTCTCCGTTTCCTCACGTCCATCTGTGTCCATGCAGAACGGCCGGACACACAGCTCTCCTCCTCTAGCCTCAACCCAGACTGACCCCCCAACGACCCCAATCGACTCTCCCGAACAGAACTGGAACAGAAAAGGAGGCTCGGCAGCAGCGTGATCAACTAGGATTCCTCTTCCGTTTCTTTCTTTCCctttagattttcttttaaaaagttagAACGCCGTTCTTTTTGCATTTAGTTTTTGGAGCTCGGAGGCTCTGGCTCAACAGCGTGGGGGGGTTCGGACTCCGCGGAGGGCATTTCCTCCGGCGCCCCGTTCAGGTCCGATTTGGTGGGCAGTTTTTCCGGCGGGCCGTCCCCCCCAGGTCTGGCCTGGGCCCCGTTGGCACAGGGGCCCCCTTCAGATTTCCCGAAGTTGAAGAGTTTCCCCGGATTGAAGGACTTGGTCGGGGAATGGCTTCTCTCGTTGCtagtggctgctgctgctgctgctgttgctgctgcctcCTTCTTGTTCTCAGGAGACTTCAAGAACTTGAAGCTGAGGAAACCGGGGAGTTTGGGCTCGCTGCTGCCCGTGGGGGACTGTGGCGATCGGGCCGTGCCCGAGTTGAACTTGCTCTGCAGGGGGATGATCTGCTTCAGCTTCATCACGTTGTTGGTGGCCAGCAAGGAGCTGGGCCTCTTGGGCTTGTCGGAGCCCCCTCCGGAGCGGGGCTTGTGGCCCTTGTCGTGATGGTGCTCCCCCGCCGAGGGGTCCGTCCCCCGGCCCTCGTCCTTGTCCCTCTCCCGCCTGGCGTGGTGCTCcgcctgcctctgcctctcctcctcctccctcttcctgcgctgctgctgctggaagTGCTGCTGAGCCTGCCGCTCGTGCTTCTGCAAggaggacagagagacagatggaGACACGTGGAGACGCAGAGACACCACTGACAGCGAGACCAGCAGAGGCCCTGACGTGCCGGGTGACAGCATGCTGAAAACAACGCTTAGCAGCTGTCACTAATGGCAGTGAAACCCTTTCCAAACATTTTCATCTTAAGTTTACCTTCCTGTTCAGTTACTTAATGCGGAAACAGCTTTTTTACAGTCTCTAGCAGAGAGTCTACTGAACTTTACTGTAAATCCCAattcattacttttgttttctaaaagtcATTCCATGCGACAAATATACACAGACGACCTTAAAAGTGTTTAAACATGGTCCCATAATAGCTAGCAACACTGGTTCATTTTAACTTACAATAACTCACCAGCTGTATTTCCCTCAGTTGCTTAATTAGTGAAGATTAAAGCAAACCCATTTCTATTACTAACATTTCAAAGCATAATGATATTTCCATTATaaaacatgaactactgtacagAAGAGACCCATTCATTTTCCTAGATATTTCTGTTCGTTCCTGCAAGCATTTTAAGGCAGAGGTGCTGTAGAAACCTGGCACACACTCCCTCAGAGTCGCCCAGACTAGTGGTAGCCAGGAGCACTGCATGGCTTTGTTAAGTTGGAACCCTGCGTTACCTTGAAGGCTTCCCTGCGTTGATACTCCAGCTTCGCCATTTCATCAGCCACCCAGGAAGGGATGTCTGGGATTGCAACGTGAATGATGTACTTCAGCAGGACAGCAAAGTGCTGCGGAGAAAGTGAGAGACACATTCACTGAGAGCGCGCTGAAACCACACTGCTGAAAGCCAGTCCAACAAACAAGACTAAAGCAAGCAATTATTTTCCCAAGAGCAACTCCTTCAAGCACCTCTTTGCAGTGCAAGAATTatttgtctctaattactgtgcatttgcatAATCGTTACAGCTCTGgcacaattttaggattgagacacaattaaaaaaaatatatatgaacagaatttagatattttatttaacatcatgtaatcaaattaactacaaaatgataccacaAAAGTCTTCCGGAAGCCATAActgtagtacagtgtttcatttagatggaaagctacaaagcaggATGTAACACATtaagtatgttaatgtaacattattcaggtttcatttgacttttttcaACATGTGTTAATTCTgcagggcgatgcaaaacttttgtccaaaGCTGTAGTTACAGTGTGGTTCCCTAATGCATCTGTATTCATGTTTCCACACACATGAATCTGAATGTGAGACAAGATGAACGTTGCTGTACCTCCAGGATGACAATGGAAATGATGGCCATCTCCGGGCTGAGCCAGGGGAACAGGCGCTGCAGCTGCCCACACTGACTAATCAGGTAGCAGTTTACAATAATGGCAACAAAGCCCATGGCCTCCATCACGCTCTgcgaacaaaaaaaacaagttgctCTTTGTGAGTGCCAGCTGTTCCACTGCCCACCTTTGATCACTCTAGTCCTGGGGTATAGCGTTGAATAACTAGGATTCAAACTGGGCTGCGTTCGCTCAAATCCAGCAACAGAGTGGCCATGCTGACTGTCTACTCTGCATTGCAAAAGGAGCCGAGCTTGATCCAAGGAAAGTAATTCCTCGGAACGCAAAGTTTAATTCAGGGTTAAACGGACTTTCCTTTCTGTCAGTTGAACTTAACAGGTGTGTGCGCTCTATCCCTCTGTGGTCAACAGAGTAGGCTTTGtgttgaaataaattatttttaagtttggcagggatggggttaattccgtCCCTACCAGATTCCCGTGTGGCATGTGGCTCGGTCTAGACTGAATAACTGATCATCAATCAAGACCCAGCTATATAAAGGAAGCCTGGCCCTTTGTCTCT
This Polyodon spathula isolate WHYD16114869_AA chromosome 27, ASM1765450v1, whole genome shotgun sequence DNA region includes the following protein-coding sequences:
- the LOC121301186 gene encoding DET1- and DDB1-associated protein 1-like; the encoded protein is ILHVAVSLCSARTRLAIARRGCALCVLVLSFLCTWYPLWFKIFVFQNRRPSVYLPTREYPSEQIIVTEKTNILLRYLHQQWDKKNAAKKREQEQEQGESPAPPRKIARTDSQDMNEDS